From the Argopecten irradians isolate NY chromosome 13, Ai_NY, whole genome shotgun sequence genome, one window contains:
- the LOC138306087 gene encoding uncharacterized protein, translating to MKNISRKKKIISLPTDTLTGISNSDLVPGMQVCLLDRLGFAIGKATVVTYPTTDQYIRDQETLDVNDWVSLIIIMKKRGSRMDVMPSRNEKRSWEVIGKNCFITWPMAMVAHVDEYEEVSHLNFVINIAKYFPNRARL from the exons ATGAAGAATATATCAAGGAAAAAAAAGATCATAAGCCTTCCAACAGACACCTTGACCGGAATTTCCAATTCTGACCTCGTGCCAGG GATGCAAGTGTGTTTGTTGGACAGACTTGGTTTTGCCATTGGAAAGGCAACCGTTGTGACCTATCCAACAACTGACCAAT ATATCAGGGATCAGGAGACGTTGGATGTAAATGACTGGGTCAGCCTcattataattatgaaaaaacgTGGGTCAAGGATGGATGTCATGCCATCAAGAAATGAGAAAAGGTCATGGGAGGTCATCGGC aaaaacTGTTTCATCACATGGCCAATGGCAATGGTTGCCCATGTTGACGAGTATGAAGAGGTAAGTCAtcttaattttgtaattaatattgCAAAATACTTTCCCAATCGGGCACGTTTATAA
- the LOC138306089 gene encoding uncharacterized protein — MQTEHSPVEPMHALKVVAEHITKLLNGDEDGCKVRAQERSDNRFVSSCPNEAFTIYATRHARNSSIWMFPYERFNKTLSQCITNTRNPELNAVKKMEVHWLLTMLECAGYLEQQTRTNFDQSD, encoded by the exons ATGCAAACAGAGCATTCACCAGTGGAACCGATGCATGCTTTGAAG GTTGTTGCAGAACACATTACCAAGCTTCTGAACGGCGATGAAGATGGATGCAAGGTTCGTGCACAGGAGCGGTCAGACAACAGATTTGTTAGCAGCTGTCCCAATGAGGCTTTCACCATATATGCTACTCGG CATGCAAGAAATTCAAGCATTTGGATGTTCCCGTATGAACGCTTCAACAAGACCTTGTCCCAGTGCATTACCAACACCAGAAATCCGGAACTTAATGCCGTGAAGAAGATGGAG GTGCATTGGTTGTTGACAATGCTGGAGTGTGCTGGTTACCTGGAACAGCAGACCAGAACCAACTTtgaccaatctgattaa